The nucleotide sequence ttgaattaaagaatgaatgaatggtgttgTATTTATGAATGTCTTAACACTTACTAATCTCTTAGTTCCTAAAGCATTGACatttttctgtgatattttctttgatttttgggTGTACTCAAGGGTACATTTTGCCTATTGTATACGTGTTtaaatttagaggaaaaattgtgttgttttctgGTTAGTTCATGGCTGGCAGTCAACTCAGGACTTCTGGTTGTGTTGGCGTTTCCCAGACTCTCCTCTCAGCATGTGTCTGTTTGTTATCTCATTAAATAGCTGCTCctgcttatttgccatcttctCAGAACAGCCTTTCATTAGAACCCTTTGTCCCTGGCCCCAGGGATCCTAACTCTGGCCTGTAAGCAACTAGAGCCTCTGCTGCTCAGCCCAATCAGAACATGTCATTCATTTTTGACCATtcataccttttctttctttttttttaattaaatttttttggggtgacaattgttagtagagttacataggtttcaagtgtacaattctgtaatacatcatctatatatcatgttgtgtgttcaccacccagagtcagttctccttccatcaccatatatttgatcccttttaccctcatctaccaccccccttaccctctggtaaccactaaactattgtctgtgtctatgagtttttgtttcttcatttgtttgtcttgttcctttgttgttttgttttatatcccacatatcagtgaaatcatggttcttgactttttctgtctgacttatttcgctcagcataataatctcaagatccatccatgttgtcacaaatggcactatttcatcttttcttatggcagaatagtattccattgtcatTCATACCTTTTCTATATAATGTGAGAACAGGATTTAAAGGGAGAGAAGGTGGGGacttttgttattttactttgaTTATTTGAGATCTTAGGACCAACATGTATTACTtgataagagagaaagagaggagggagggagatggagagggaggcagaaaggggggaggaagagagagagagagagagagagacagagagagagagagagacagagggaaaggaagggaagggaagggaagggaagggaagggaagggaagggaagggaagggaagggaagggaagggaagggaaggaaagggaaaaagagggaaggaaggaggactgTAGGGAGTGAGGGTAATATGGCTTCACCCAGTGCATGGCTCTCAGTCCACTCTAAAAAGACTTTCATACCTCATGGTGCTTTCTAGAAGAAACTATTGGGTCTAGATAATGGGGTCTAGAGAAAGTTTTTAGGGCATGCCCGCTCCCCATAGCACAACTCAGGTTTTTGTGGTGGCTATTAGTGAAATCTGTCTCTGTAGCAGACTGAAATGCCCCCTTTGTCCATTTTGGATTCACTCTGTAGTTCAGGCTCTATtattcccctccccttccttctgccCCCTCCGCACTCAATTTCTCTTCAATTATTAATAGACGTGTTTTTTAGTAagcatttccttaataatttgCAAAATCTGACTGTTGAATTAATTTAGAATTCTGCTGCTTATAATGAAAAGATGGGAGTGAAGAGAGCACATATGTGAAAGCACTTcagaaactaaattattttaccaGTATAACGTGATATTATTGCCAGTTCAGTTAAcaaagtgtgttttgttttagggAAAGAATATGGCAAAGCTGATGCAAGATGGCTTAATTTCGACCCAACCATTGTGTCTTTGGAAATTCTAACGGTTGTCCTGGATGGGTTTCTGGCGTTGGTCCTCATTTACGCCATAGTCAAAGAGAAATATTATCGGTGAGTGGCCTGCTCCTGTCCTGCTGAAGAGGAGAAGCGTTAGCTGTCCCAGTGCCTAAGTGACATTTGGAGTAGACGATGACCACATTTCTTTGTTAGCCGAAAAGTAGAgtagaaatgaaaattgtttGGTATTAGATAAGGATCCTGGTGCAAGCGGGATCATTTCAGaccattcaggaaaaaaaaaaaagaggaatatgATTGTAGTAACAACCTAGTCACTATGGGCAAGCACAAGGTAACAGCACTGGCGGATATGCCATCGATGTTTTGGAGAATAAAAGAGTgatatttccattcttttttcccccccaaaatcaCTCTAGAAAACTCCTAGTCCACTTGACACAAAGTAAATTCTCTTACATAATTCTGAACTGaacatgccaaataaataagaaatcttTCAGAAGCAGGTTGGAGGGTATGAGGAAGGCAGAAGCATGGGGAGAGGAAGCAGCAAGGTGGAAGATTATCTATCAGTCAGAGTCAGagttctcctccctccctcccttttccttcctctccttcttagGGACAAAGTGACCTGGGGCAATAGATTGCTAGCCTAGGGGTGATGCCTAAAACAATGTCAGGTAGGTAGCGTTGCATTCAGTTTCCTACCGTCTTGCATCAAAgaagacttatttatttaaagcttcattataaaatttcagatttgAAGAGACCGTAAGGGTCATTTAATCCACTTTTCCCCATCCAGTTTTACACAgcagtaaaaattaaatttcttcctGATACCTTGTCATATTTTTTGCTCCATTCTCATGATTGTAGACTTACTACATGcacccatttgtttattatttaaaacacttaTAACATCTGCATGtttgagtacttactgtgtgccaggcacagtgctcaGCCctttatatctcatttaatctctgtAAGATTCTTTGAAGAAGGaacaattattattatccccttttACAACAGGTGAAATTGCAGCTCATAGTGAGATTCACATCCAGGTCTTTCTTTGCTGAGTCGTGTGAGACCTCACTAAATCTTCCTAAGACTAGTACAGAATACCCAAGAGACCTTATTTAACTCCTGAGAATAGTCTTCTAGAGGACAGTGTTGCTTCTTCAAAGAAAACATGGGTCTGCATTACTTAGATTGACTTGCCCCATCAAAGGAGCACCACACAAAACCTGAGATCCAACTTCAGAGAGGTTTTCTGCTCTGGAAGACAGCGTTGATGCCGCCATTAAAGAAAAGACGTCATGATTCAGGGTGGCGAGCTGTCGGTTTCATCCCTtgtgtctttctctctcacaGGCATTTCATACAGATTACCCTGTGCGTGTGTGAGTTGTATGGCGGGTGGATGACCTTCTCCCCAGACTGGCTTATGGGAAGCCCCAACCTCAACACCAACAGCTGGCTCTACTTTTGGGTCTATCTGGTATTTTTCAATAGTGTGTGGGTTCTGATCCCAGGACTGTTACTGTGGCAGTCATGGGTAGAACTCAAGAAAATGTATCACAAAGGAAATAGTTTAGGGAAAaagtttcagtgaattttcaaAATCGTAAACGTTATTGTCTTGCTTTATGAGCCAGAATGGATCAAATCATTTTGTGTAGCTAAAATTTAATACATTCCAGTCtacactttctttttatattgttattcCTGAACAACCTACTTCAAATTGATTGTAAAGTGGCAAGGTTTTGTTATTGGGTTTTTCCCCTCAATTAAATGGCAATAGAGGGAACAGAGAATAAATTTTAACTTGTAATAATAAaacttaattataaatttttatggCTAACATTAATGGTTCTGTAATTATTCCACTAATAAAGCCAATTATCATAAAATACTGTAGAgcatgttatattaattttttattccaaAGAACATGTTGTTACTTCACTTCTAATCTTCTCACTAGTCTTTTCTTTatgaaagtgaaaatagaaatgaaatgaatgcctctattttacatttataatttatcaaatttGTGAAGCCAACAAAAATGACAGTAGTCAGAATTTGTGAGTGAGCCAGCTCCTCATGGGTGACATTGGGGTTGCACACAGACAGATAATTGAGTTGTATCTGCCATTTTTCAAGATGGAAGTTTTGAGTTGCCTTACAAGAATACATCATACATTATGTAAAAAGGAAGTAGGAACACAGGGAAAAGGAGCGTGAGAAATAATAAGATGAAGGTAAAGTTAATATGCCAAGTGCATGCCATAATGTCATATATAATTAATTGATAGAAGTGAAGCACAAATTTGTCACCTTCAGAACCAAGAGGGAAACATGACCACGTCGTGTTTCATAAAACACGAGTTTTGGGAAGTGGTTATAGCAGTTCTGTTGGAGGTGGGGAGCAGGTGTCCATATTAACTTGTTCAACACCTGCCTTTTTTACTAGACACTAAGCTCACAGATGGATTCTCTgcctagaaaagtgcctggctCATACACCAGGCTCTTGATAAGTTGTGGTGGATACTATCACCTCGAGAGCTTAGTCTGCATTGCCGTCTCCTTCTAGGTGTCTTTCTTATCCTGACGAGAACTGTAGGTTATGGTCCTGGGtgcaaaattgtttttcctttcagagGTACTTGTGAGACATGGGGATGAAAGCAGGGAGACTATTTTCAAGTGTtcctggattttttgttttggggttgtttgttcatttgtttgtttgtttctgctttgtggTGACAGGTAAGGTCCTAGAATGTGAGGGATTTGACATTTTGACATGAGCACAAACTGTTCAACTTCCTGGGTATTGATTGAGAGGCAGTTGTTGTTGGGGCAGCAAGAATGAAGGGTTTGTGGGCTGAGTAGTTCTGGTGATGGCCTCACTGGTAGTGCCTCCCTTCGGAGGGTCCAGTCTGAGGTCATCTGGAGTCAGTCCTTCCTAGAAGCTTAGCCAAGACCCTGTTCTTGCAGCCCCCACTGCTTTTTGTAGACACCGAATTCCCTGTATTAAATGTTGCTGCTTAAAACACCTAGAGTAATTGCTGTTTTCTGCACTTTAATCCTGAATGATACctgataaaatatttgttgaatattgaaTAAGTATAGCCACATAAGTGTGAGCAATATTATGTTAGCACATTGAAGGCTGTTGAAGTCCCAcaataaaaatactacattaaCTTCTTTAACCCAACTTTTCCCAACATATTTACCACACCACTTGAACAAGTGGGATGGTGTTTTCATGGAACACCAGATAGGGAAGCACTGAGTAACACAATTCAGTATTCATAAGATTAAAACCAAACAAGTTACCAATAAACAATTAgaacagaattaatttttttttttttaaataaagcttcagtAATAAAGGCAATGTAGTATTGGCACAGGGGTAgtcaaatagaccaatggaacagactGGAAGGTCCAGAAACAGACCCTCTCATACGTGGGCAGTAGATTTATGACAAAGATGCCATTGCTGAGCAGTGGGGAAAGGATGGtccttttattctgatttttaaaaagatttttattaaaatatagctaacatacaatattatattagttttaggtgtacaccatagttattcaacatttatttacctaaagaagtgatcaccatgataaatccaacAACCagctgacaccgtaccacactatcacaatattattgtctatattacTATgctattatatccccatgacttatttgttttatacctggaaatttggacctcttattgcccttcactCTTTTACcgtttaatttttcagttatagttgacattcaacattattttttattgatttcaggtgtacagcatagtgatttgacatttatataatttaagaagtgatccccctgactagtctagtacccacctggcactatacacagttattaccacatcattgactatattcctatgttTTAtgttcccatgactattttgtaactaccaatttgtacttcttttttttaaataattgatttttcagttacacttaacacacaatattatattagtttcaagtgtacaacatagtgattagacatttatataacttactaagtgatcatcccaataaatctagtactcttctgacactatacatagtttttaaaatatttttttgacattcaatattagtttatattgatttcagatgtacagaatAATGGtaggacatttatataatttaagaaattgatCATTAAGAAATGatcaccctgactagtctagcacccacctggcactgtacataattattaccatattattgactatattccctatgctttaatttacatcccctaactactttgtaacaattattttgtacttaatcccttcccccttttcactcatatccccaacctcctcccatctagcaattatcaaaatgttttctgtatctatgagtttgtttctgttctgttttgtttattttattctttagattccacatatgagcaaaatctcattgcatctgtctttctctgtctgacactccactcagcacaatagcttccaggtccatccatgctgccgcagatgacaagaacccattctcttccctggctgagtaatattccattgtgtatatgtaccacctcttctttatccagtctaCCAttggtggacacccaggctgcctccacatcttgaacattgtaaacaatgctgcaatgaacatatagatgcatatgtcctctcaaagtagcgttttgggtttcttcagataaataccccgaagtgggattactgggtccttgtctcttgttatagcctttgttttaaagtctgctttgtctgatataagtattactaccccagctttttttcatttccaatttcatgaaataactttttccatccctttactttctgtctgtgggtgtctttcaatctgaagtgagtctcttgtaggcagcatatgtaaaggtcttgtttccttatccatttggctctcttatgtcttttgattggagcatttaatccatttacattgaaagtaattattgatagatatgtagctatcataattttattactgataattttgatcttttttttttccgtcttaaaaaagtctctctaacattccttgtaatacttgtttggtgatgatgaactcctttagctctttcttgtctgggaagctctttatctgttcttcaattttaaagGATAGCATTGCTGGGTACTattacccttggttgtaggtccttgcttttcatcatgttgaatattttgtgccaatcctttctggtctgccagtttctgttgagaaatcagctgacaatctaatggaggctcccttataagttactagttgccttttccttgctgcttttaggattctctctttgtctttaacctttgccgttttaattataatgtatcttggtgtgggcctgtttgggttatCTTGTTTGGAAcgctctgcacttcctggacttatatgtctattttcttcaccatattaggaaagttttcagtcattatttcttcaaataggtgcTCAATCCTTTGCTATGTCTctttcttctggtacccctataatgcgaatgttgttacgcttgatattttcccagaggtctcttaaattatcctcatttattttggattcttttctttttttgctggttggtttgggtgttttctgctaccttgtcttccaaatcattgattccatcctctgcctcatctagtctgctggtgattcttcctggcacattcttcatttcatttattcttcacttctgtctggttcttttttatggtttctgtgtcccttttttatgcttgctatctctattttaagttctcactaagttccttgagcatctttataatcattgttttgaactctttatctcGGAGATTGCTTCctccgttttgtttagttctttttctggagttttctcctgttcttttattcggggcatatttctttgtttcctcattttggcagcctctttgtgtttgtttcattgtattaggtagacctgctatgtctcccagtcttggctgggtggccttatatagttggtgccctggcacagtctccctggtcacctattctggatgctccaggagtgtcccttgtgggggttgtgtgtgccgtcctgttatagttgagcctgcTATAGTTGaatcttgattgctgttggcatgccCGTAGGTGGGACTGGCCCTCAGGCTGATccagctgtggggtttggccacatccacagcttacaggctgctgtggggaAGTACCCCACTGAatgggtgtcatgcagggcggcttGCGGGGGTCTCTgctactctgggctggggaggctggtgtggggctccccactctccacataagaatgcaggatatggtgaggccaaaaaggaacacccacggagccataggtaggggagtcacaccactatagtctcactggaggctggattcacacgacgtgcgacctgctgtccgcttttctgccagctgaccgactcccctcgctaactgcaatccacgcttgctagctcagcccccatcttcttgctagcccccattttctgctagtgtagccatggcagttacattagtggccaatggctcactggttacagctgacggccaactagccacagctgatggccatccaatcacagttgatggccatttactacctgagccagcacctttccacgtgaggctgagagcctggaaactgcactcctggttctgtccccacaatgggaTTCACCCTAGgttctggtacctgttgagataCCCTTTGTATGTGTGGCTTGCAgaactaattgggtggtgctctgcagTGGTCTGAAGCccacttccaagtatgttggttctggggcctcttgggagaggcttTGGTGCAGGCCCTGGTCACCGCCTACCAGTGACCATCTGGGTACTACGTGGTAGAAGCTAACTATAAAGCTATCCatggttgttcgctgcctgtgctaaagttggagacATGTAGGAGAGGACACACTGCAAACCGGGGATGGCTACCACCAGTATCAAGCCTgtggtagctctgcaaaaagccatgATAtcccaggcctgctgccacctgctggttctCTTAAGGTTCAGCCTCTGATAAAGCATTGTATGGTAGGCcagtgggtgaggcagggtctctgggagTCAGTAGAGTCGGAAGAACTGTGGTCACCAGGATAAcatagactctggtttggtgccagtgctgagcctggagtgactcagcaaaaatctcagagcacactgaggccagttgccacccacctggggcccggggactccgatagttttccaagaaagagtgcaatgtgggtggggctggctgctcccgCGAGAAAGTGCTTCTGGTGCTGGGGGAATTGGGTAGGGCGGGTTCCCCATGAGtcagctcaccagaccaatcagattcagattcggcccgtgggggcgggctcaacacagggaagatggtgcctgcctgcaggTTACACAGGAGTAGGACCTTGCACAGGGAAGATGACGCCTGTTCACCAGCCCTGCCCCAAAGCCACACGCCTCAGTCCGTCTCCCACATGCCTCCGATGCCCCTCGAGTCACCGGACTTTtgccggagcccagggtgagtgcttgggGGTGAAAGAGTCTGTGTAtaggctgtttaagaggacgtctggttTTCTTgaagccttccatcccacctggatgatCAGAATCCCCAGTGTTTTTTACCACCAGATGTGGGGGCTCCaattcctggcaccagtactctgggctggggaggctggtgtggggctggggtctctcactcctcCAAGGAATACCTCCGTGGTCGAGATATCCTTTccggttctcaaccaccacacggaggtttaGGGCCAGCCCATTTCGCATCTCctcctctcctaccagtctctacgTAGCTTCTTTATatcattagttataaaacttctgatCAACCAGACTTCAAGTGGTTCTCCAgcttgattgttctataatttagttgtaattttggtgtat is from Rhinolophus sinicus isolate RSC01 linkage group LG04, ASM3656204v1, whole genome shotgun sequence and encodes:
- the EBPL gene encoding emopamil-binding protein-like — translated: MGAWGELGAAAGGSLLLCASLLGAGCALGLSLGRGRGAADRGALAWLCYDALVHFALEGPFVYLSFTGNIAESDGLIASLWKEYGKADARWLNFDPTIVSLEILTVVLDGFLALVLIYAIVKEKYYRHFIQITLCVCELYGGWMTFSPDWLMGSPNLNTNSWLYFWVYLVFFNSVWVLIPGLLLWQSWVELKKMYHKGNSLGKKFQ